A region of Asticcacaulis excentricus DNA encodes the following proteins:
- a CDS encoding RpiB/LacA/LacB family sugar-phosphate isomerase: MKIALINENSQAAKNGIIFDALKTVAEPLGHTVFNYGMYSADDSASLTYVMNGLLAGILLNSKAADFVVTGCGTGMGAMLACNAMPGVFCGLVIDPTDAFLFGQINDGNAISMPYAKGFGWAAELNLQDVYRKLFDGERGLGYPKERAQIMAKNRGILKDLKAASCKDMLTVLKTVDQDLLKAAVAGEKFSEYFFANAQDEEIKAYIKGIVG; the protein is encoded by the coding sequence ATGAAAATCGCTCTGATCAACGAAAACAGCCAGGCCGCCAAGAACGGCATCATTTTCGACGCCCTGAAGACGGTCGCTGAGCCGCTGGGCCACACGGTTTTCAACTATGGTATGTACAGCGCTGATGATTCGGCGTCGCTGACCTATGTGATGAACGGCCTGCTGGCGGGTATTCTGCTGAATTCGAAAGCGGCCGATTTCGTCGTCACCGGCTGCGGCACCGGCATGGGCGCCATGCTTGCCTGTAATGCGATGCCGGGCGTGTTCTGCGGTCTGGTCATCGACCCGACCGACGCCTTCCTGTTCGGTCAGATCAATGACGGCAATGCCATCTCCATGCCCTATGCCAAAGGCTTTGGCTGGGCCGCCGAACTGAACCTTCAGGACGTCTATCGCAAGCTGTTCGACGGTGAACGTGGCCTCGGCTACCCGAAGGAACGCGCGCAGATCATGGCCAAGAACCGCGGCATCCTGAAGGATCTCAAGGCCGCCTCGTGCAAGGACATGCTGACGGTGCTGAAGACCGTCGATCAGGACCTGCTGAAGGCCGCCGTCGCCGGTGAGAAGTTCTCGGAATACTTCTTCGCCAACGCGCAGGACGAAGAGATCAAGGCCTATATCAAGGGCATCGTGGGCTAA
- a CDS encoding ABC transporter ATP-binding protein has translation MSVDSVRLTDVRKTFNGHEVIKGVSLEVKKGELVVFVGPSGCGKSTLLRLIAGLETPTSGQIDIAGRDVTYAHPSKRGVAMVFQSYALYPHMTVFDNIAFALKIQGLPKAEIEHKVNAAAETLQLTHLLKRRPKALSGGQRQRVAIGRAIVRQPDVFLFDEPLSNLDAALRGQMRVEIARLHTKLNATSVYVTHDQVEAMTLADKIVVLNAGRIEQVGSPLDLYRKPANLFVAGFIGSPRMNTIKARVREVSPDAVGLDLPQTILSVPRVGAQVAAGANVTFGVRPENLHLAVTDEEAHLSGYVILIERLGGETFAYVTLKDSEGEPLIMKLDGEAALYNHQEVRLKIDLNRAHLFAEDGQAIGVSPDFADKTDESVHV, from the coding sequence GTGTCGGTTGACAGTGTCAGACTTACGGATGTGCGCAAGACCTTTAATGGCCATGAGGTCATCAAGGGCGTCTCGCTAGAGGTCAAAAAAGGCGAGCTGGTGGTCTTTGTCGGGCCGTCGGGCTGCGGGAAATCGACCTTACTGCGCCTGATTGCGGGCCTTGAAACGCCGACCTCGGGCCAGATTGATATTGCGGGCCGCGATGTCACCTACGCCCACCCGTCGAAGCGCGGCGTGGCCATGGTGTTTCAGTCCTACGCCCTCTATCCGCACATGACGGTGTTCGACAATATCGCCTTTGCCTTGAAGATTCAGGGCCTGCCCAAGGCCGAGATCGAGCACAAGGTCAATGCGGCGGCGGAAACGCTGCAACTGACGCATCTTCTGAAGCGCCGCCCCAAGGCCCTGTCCGGCGGGCAGCGTCAGCGCGTCGCCATTGGTCGCGCCATTGTGCGTCAGCCCGATGTCTTTTTGTTTGACGAACCGCTGTCCAATCTCGATGCGGCGCTGCGCGGGCAAATGCGTGTCGAAATCGCGCGGCTGCATACCAAGCTCAATGCCACCTCGGTCTATGTGACGCACGATCAGGTCGAGGCCATGACCCTGGCCGACAAGATCGTGGTGCTGAACGCCGGGCGTATCGAACAGGTCGGCTCGCCGCTTGATCTGTATCGTAAACCGGCCAACCTGTTCGTCGCGGGCTTTATCGGATCGCCGCGTATGAATACCATCAAGGCCCGTGTGCGTGAGGTGTCGCCAGACGCCGTCGGGCTCGACCTGCCGCAGACCATCCTGTCTGTGCCGCGCGTCGGCGCACAGGTCGCGGCAGGGGCCAATGTGACCTTTGGCGTGCGCCCGGAGAACCTGCATCTGGCCGTGACAGACGAAGAGGCGCACCTCAGCGGCTACGTCATCCTGATCGAGCGCCTGGGTGGTGAAACCTTCGCCTATGTGACGCTGAAAGACAGTGAAGGTGAGCCGCTGATCATGAAGCTCGACGGTGAGGCGGCGCTTTATAACCATCAGGAAGTGCGCCTGAAAATCGACCTCAACCGCGCGCATCTGTTCGCCGAGGACGGTCAGGCGATTGGCGTGTCGCCCGACTTTGCTGATAAGACAGACGAGTCCGTCCATGTATAG
- a CDS encoding carbohydrate ABC transporter permease, with the protein MYSNKWIGSLYITPFVIGFLLFTAFPFVASFVLSLTDARLQDQLGAANFVGLSNYTEMAADSTFRQSLGVTFAYVFITVPLKLAFALFIAVVLNFKLKGIGLFRTAFYLPSILGGSVAIAVVWRFVFAGDGLLNQALAGIGIGGVNWLGEPTTAMFSIVLLRLWQFGSAMVVFLAGLKAIPEDLYEAADLDGASRLKQFFMITLPLLTPVLFFNFIMQIVQAFQEFNGPYIITAGGPLKSSYLLPLMIYEEAFKYFNLGYSSALSWVLFIIIAVFTAVAFWSQKHWVFYAQDRDDKGGH; encoded by the coding sequence ATGTATAGCAACAAGTGGATCGGCAGCCTTTACATTACCCCGTTTGTGATCGGCTTTTTGCTGTTCACGGCCTTTCCGTTCGTGGCCTCCTTCGTGCTCAGCCTGACCGATGCGCGGCTTCAGGATCAGTTGGGGGCGGCCAATTTCGTCGGCCTGTCCAACTATACGGAGATGGCGGCGGACTCGACGTTTCGACAGTCGCTGGGCGTGACCTTTGCCTACGTCTTTATCACCGTGCCGCTGAAACTGGCCTTTGCCCTGTTCATCGCCGTGGTGCTGAATTTCAAGCTGAAAGGCATTGGCCTGTTCCGCACGGCCTTTTACCTGCCCTCGATTCTGGGCGGCAGCGTCGCTATTGCGGTTGTCTGGCGTTTCGTTTTTGCCGGTGACGGCCTGCTTAATCAGGCGCTGGCGGGTATCGGCATAGGCGGTGTCAACTGGCTGGGGGAGCCCACAACCGCCATGTTCTCCATCGTGCTTTTGCGCCTGTGGCAGTTCGGCTCGGCCATGGTGGTGTTTCTGGCCGGTCTGAAAGCCATCCCTGAAGACCTCTATGAGGCCGCCGATCTCGATGGGGCCTCGCGCCTCAAACAGTTCTTCATGATCACCCTGCCGCTCTTGACGCCGGTGCTGTTTTTCAACTTCATCATGCAGATTGTGCAGGCGTTTCAGGAGTTCAACGGCCCCTACATCATCACCGCCGGCGGACCGCTCAAATCGAGCTATCTGCTGCCGCTGATGATCTACGAAGAGGCGTTCAAATACTTCAATCTGGGCTATTCCTCGGCTCTGTCCTGGGTATTGTTTATCATCATCGCCGTCTTCACCGCGGTGGCCTTCTGGTCGCAGAAACACTGGGTGTTTTATGCGCAAGACCGCGACGATAAGGGAGGACACTGA
- a CDS encoding carbohydrate ABC transporter permease, protein MASSLNPADHGWRKHLPVINAFVRYGLLILVGFLMIYPLLWMIGGAFKNNAEIFSSVGFIPKNPTTDGFINGWKTSTEYTFATYLLNTMKIVVPKVIVTVISSVIVAYGFARFAIPGRKWLFALLMATVLLPKSVLLIPQYLMFREFGWLDTYLPLYAPQAFATEGFFVFMIIQFMRSLPLDMEEAAVMDGCNSFQVLTLIVCPVILPAIISVALFQFMWSMNDFIQPLIYLSSVEKYPVALALKMSIDVTEATSWNEILAMSTIALAPSLILFFLAQKYFVEGVTSGAVKG, encoded by the coding sequence ATGGCGTCTTCGCTAAACCCGGCCGATCACGGCTGGCGCAAACATCTGCCGGTGATCAATGCCTTCGTGCGTTATGGCCTGCTGATTCTGGTGGGTTTCCTGATGATCTATCCGCTGTTGTGGATGATCGGCGGAGCGTTCAAAAACAACGCAGAAATCTTCTCTTCCGTGGGCTTTATTCCCAAAAATCCGACTACGGACGGCTTTATCAACGGCTGGAAGACCTCGACCGAATATACGTTCGCGACCTACCTTCTTAACACCATGAAGATCGTGGTGCCGAAGGTGATCGTCACGGTCATTTCGTCGGTCATCGTCGCCTATGGCTTTGCACGCTTCGCCATCCCCGGCCGCAAGTGGCTGTTTGCGCTGCTGATGGCCACGGTGCTGCTGCCGAAGTCGGTCCTGCTGATCCCGCAATATCTGATGTTCCGCGAATTCGGCTGGCTCGATACCTATCTGCCGCTATATGCGCCGCAGGCCTTTGCGACCGAAGGTTTCTTCGTCTTCATGATCATCCAGTTCATGCGCTCCCTGCCGCTCGATATGGAAGAGGCGGCGGTGATGGACGGCTGCAACTCGTTTCAGGTCCTGACCCTAATCGTCTGCCCGGTCATCCTGCCCGCCATCATTTCGGTCGCCCTGTTTCAGTTCATGTGGTCGATGAACGACTTCATACAGCCGCTGATCTACCTGTCTTCGGTGGAAAAGTATCCGGTGGCGCTGGCGCTCAAAATGTCGATCGATGTGACCGAAGCGACCTCGTGGAACGAGATTCTGGCCATGTCCACCATCGCGCTGGCGCCCTCGCTGATCCTCTTCTTCCTGGCGCAGAAATACTTCGTCGAAGGCGTCACCTCCGGCGCGGTGAAGGGGTAG
- a CDS encoding ABC transporter substrate-binding protein, with protein sequence MDAYRLHRRFVLLGASAAALTACSKPRPAPSTGRELRMSWWGGSSAHKATLEALRLFEEKHGIRVRGEYTGFAGHLERLTTQIAGGTAPDVMQINWYWQTLFSRDGTGFYDLKKLTDKLDLSQFDARTLGMGTNKGVLNAVAVSNAARLFYLNQTTYQKAGLSLPTTWDELFARGPQFREKLGTGYYPLDGLFLEFIALARTYVVQGTGKPLINAETKSLNCTRADMYDFAGLYARMTREHVWPSAQVRASYGNVAQQEMRPWINGQFAGTFQWNSSIDKYSDTLAGKQTLALAPYLLRPGAKDAGMMYRPAMMFAVNAKTAYPDEAALLIEFLLNDPAGIRAMGLKRGVPVSKAARTLLDKEGLITPIQQQSEAQLAAAQIHVVESPWFEHPRVRDGFQDILEALGYGRLSEREAGDRLYDDINAILHRVVR encoded by the coding sequence ATGGACGCTTACAGACTTCACCGCCGGTTCGTCCTGCTGGGCGCGTCTGCCGCCGCGCTCACCGCCTGCTCAAAGCCGCGTCCGGCCCCTTCCACCGGGCGTGAGTTGCGCATGAGCTGGTGGGGCGGGTCTTCGGCGCACAAGGCGACGCTTGAGGCGCTGCGCCTGTTCGAGGAAAAGCACGGCATCCGCGTGCGCGGCGAATATACGGGCTTTGCCGGCCATCTGGAGCGGCTGACGACGCAGATCGCCGGGGGGACCGCCCCGGACGTCATGCAGATCAACTGGTACTGGCAGACCCTGTTCTCGCGCGACGGGACGGGCTTTTACGACCTGAAAAAGCTGACGGACAAGCTCGACCTCAGCCAGTTCGATGCGCGCACGCTCGGCATGGGCACCAATAAGGGCGTGCTGAACGCGGTGGCCGTATCGAACGCCGCGCGCCTGTTTTACCTCAACCAGACCACCTACCAGAAGGCGGGTCTCAGCCTGCCCACGACCTGGGACGAGCTCTTCGCACGCGGCCCGCAGTTCCGCGAAAAACTGGGTACGGGCTATTATCCGCTCGATGGCCTGTTTCTGGAATTTATCGCGCTCGCCCGCACCTATGTGGTGCAGGGCACGGGTAAGCCCCTGATCAATGCCGAGACGAAATCGCTCAACTGTACGCGGGCCGACATGTACGATTTTGCGGGCCTTTACGCCCGCATGACGCGCGAACACGTCTGGCCCAGCGCGCAGGTGCGCGCCTCCTATGGCAATGTGGCGCAACAGGAGATGCGGCCGTGGATTAACGGCCAGTTCGCCGGCACCTTCCAGTGGAACAGCTCGATCGATAAATATAGCGATACGCTGGCCGGCAAGCAGACACTGGCGCTGGCGCCCTATCTGCTGAGGCCGGGGGCCAAGGACGCCGGGATGATGTATCGTCCCGCCATGATGTTCGCCGTCAATGCCAAAACGGCGTACCCGGACGAAGCGGCGCTTTTGATCGAGTTTCTGCTCAACGACCCGGCCGGCATCCGCGCCATGGGGCTGAAACGCGGCGTGCCGGTATCCAAGGCGGCGCGCACCCTGCTCGACAAGGAAGGGTTGATCACGCCTATCCAGCAGCAGAGCGAGGCGCAACTGGCGGCGGCGCAGATCCATGTAGTCGAAAGCCCGTGGTTCGAACATCCGCGCGTGCGCGACGGCTTTCAGGACATATTGGAGGCGCTGGGCTATGGCCGCCTGAGCGAACGCGAGGCCGGCGACCGCCTCTATGACGACATCAACGCCATCCTGCACCGCGTCGTGCGATGA
- a CDS encoding glycoside hydrolase family 28 protein has product MTGLRCLAVLPTALSFEVDDGSIWAADAPRDVWVDGALALRTDRNVFSLYDLRPDTQYAVRVGADRLVVRTAACKALVDPRAFGAKGDGVSDDTAALQAALMACPPGGLVRLSAGRYLTAPLFLKSDMAVELCDGADVLGHRDITKWPVLPGVLPDAEGTERSCLGSWEGEAEACHAALFNLLFARNVQLYGRGVIDGQAGFDTWWEKPKARFVGWRPRLIFMVESEQVILHGLTLKNSPSWTLHPLLSRGLTFADLRIEAPADSPNTDGLNPESSTDIVISGVDFAVGDDCIALKSGKISMARRTVRPTRRVRISNCRMRDGHGAVVIGSEMASGVYDVSVQTCLFVNTDRGIRLKTRRGRGREAVIRGLNCRHIRMEGVGTAFVINSFYWCDPDGQTDYVGDRNPRPVDDRTPAIGDIHLSHIDATGVRHAGLYVLGLPEQPVDGLTLDHIRLRFDPEAQPGEPDMAASIAPVARLGGLIANVRHLRTNALDIDGQSGETLTLENVTCLT; this is encoded by the coding sequence ATGACGGGTCTGCGCTGTCTGGCTGTCCTGCCGACGGCCCTGAGCTTTGAGGTCGATGACGGCTCGATCTGGGCCGCGGATGCCCCGCGCGACGTATGGGTGGATGGCGCGCTGGCGTTGCGGACAGACCGGAATGTCTTTTCGCTGTATGATCTGCGACCGGACACACAATACGCGGTGCGCGTTGGGGCCGACCGGTTGGTGGTGCGGACCGCCGCCTGCAAGGCCCTGGTTGATCCGCGCGCCTTCGGGGCCAAAGGCGATGGCGTCAGCGACGATACGGCGGCGCTTCAGGCCGCATTGATGGCCTGCCCGCCGGGCGGTCTGGTGCGACTAAGCGCCGGGCGCTACCTGACCGCGCCCCTGTTCCTCAAAAGCGATATGGCCGTCGAACTGTGCGACGGTGCAGACGTGCTGGGTCATCGCGATATAACAAAATGGCCGGTCTTACCGGGTGTACTACCGGACGCCGAGGGGACGGAACGGTCCTGTCTCGGGTCGTGGGAAGGCGAGGCGGAGGCCTGCCACGCCGCCCTGTTCAACCTGTTGTTTGCGCGCAACGTGCAGCTTTACGGGCGCGGTGTCATCGACGGTCAGGCCGGGTTTGACACCTGGTGGGAAAAGCCCAAGGCGCGGTTTGTCGGCTGGCGTCCGCGCCTGATCTTTATGGTCGAAAGCGAACAGGTCATACTGCACGGTCTGACCCTGAAAAACAGCCCGTCATGGACGCTCCACCCGCTGTTGTCGCGTGGTCTGACCTTTGCTGACCTGCGCATCGAGGCCCCGGCCGACAGCCCCAATACGGATGGCCTCAATCCGGAAAGCAGCACCGATATTGTCATCAGCGGCGTCGATTTTGCCGTGGGCGACGACTGCATCGCGCTAAAGTCAGGCAAGATCAGCATGGCGAGACGCACTGTGCGTCCGACCCGCCGCGTGCGTATTTCCAACTGCCGGATGCGCGACGGTCATGGGGCCGTGGTCATCGGATCGGAGATGGCGTCCGGTGTCTATGATGTTTCCGTACAGACCTGTCTGTTTGTAAACACGGATCGCGGTATCCGCCTCAAAACGCGGCGCGGTCGTGGCCGCGAGGCGGTGATACGGGGCCTCAATTGTCGCCATATCCGCATGGAGGGCGTCGGCACGGCCTTCGTGATCAACAGCTTCTACTGGTGCGATCCGGACGGCCAAACGGACTATGTGGGCGACCGTAACCCGCGCCCGGTCGATGACCGTACGCCCGCCATCGGCGACATCCACCTGAGCCATATCGACGCCACAGGTGTGCGTCACGCGGGCCTCTACGTGCTGGGCCTGCCGGAGCAGCCGGTGGACGGCCTGACGCTCGACCACATCCGCCTGCGCTTTGACCCGGAGGCGCAGCCCGGTGAACCCGACATGGCCGCTTCGATTGCGCCCGTGGCGCGTCTCGGCGGCCTGATCGCCAATGTCAGACATCTTCGCACAAACGCGCTGGACATAGACGGCCAGAGCGGCGAAACCCTTACGCTGGAAAACGTCACATGCTTGACCTGA
- a CDS encoding glycoside hydrolase family 88/105 protein: MLDLKHNIPVDVAAAPTQRPFDLSPQTTASLARFGDSVPAFISGYFRTWEPYRPHWNYEDGVVWKGALDLYQVTQDRVFLDYILGEMQTRVLPDGSMPTFHPQEYNIDNVNGGKILFPLYAITGEARFRTAMDVQFAQLKDHPRTQSGNYWHKQIYPHQVWLDGLFMAQPFQTEYARITQDEALFADTVAQFRFVDHTLQKGNGLYAHGWDESRTERWADKQTGLSQNVWGRAMGWWIGALVDVYEASEGFSPSLRADIADITRRTLEALLKFRSDNGLWYQVVDQGQREGNYEEASASLMVAYGLMKAARLGILSEAAGRTGVESLKAVCARFVTPSALNGVCGVAGLGNVPYRDGSYAYYLSEKITPNDPKGVGALMWALSEGIRTKDTL; encoded by the coding sequence ATGCTTGACCTGAAACACAACATCCCCGTCGATGTCGCGGCGGCACCGACGCAGCGCCCCTTCGATCTGTCGCCGCAGACAACCGCGTCTCTGGCGCGCTTTGGCGACTCTGTCCCCGCCTTCATTAGCGGCTATTTCCGCACCTGGGAGCCCTATCGCCCGCACTGGAACTACGAAGACGGCGTGGTGTGGAAGGGGGCGCTCGACCTCTATCAGGTGACGCAGGATCGCGTGTTTCTTGACTATATTCTGGGTGAGATGCAAACGCGCGTCCTGCCCGATGGCTCCATGCCAACCTTCCACCCGCAGGAATACAATATCGACAACGTCAACGGCGGGAAGATCCTGTTTCCGCTCTATGCCATTACGGGTGAGGCCCGCTTCCGCACGGCGATGGACGTGCAGTTTGCGCAGCTCAAGGACCATCCGCGCACGCAGTCGGGCAATTACTGGCACAAGCAGATCTATCCGCATCAGGTGTGGCTGGACGGCCTGTTCATGGCCCAGCCGTTCCAGACCGAATACGCTCGCATCACGCAGGACGAAGCCCTGTTTGCCGACACGGTGGCGCAGTTCCGGTTCGTCGATCACACCCTGCAAAAGGGTAACGGCCTCTATGCCCACGGCTGGGACGAAAGCCGCACCGAGCGTTGGGCTGATAAACAGACCGGTCTGTCCCAAAACGTCTGGGGCCGGGCCATGGGCTGGTGGATCGGGGCGCTGGTCGATGTCTATGAAGCCTCCGAAGGGTTCAGCCCGTCCCTGCGCGCCGATATTGCCGATATCACCCGCCGCACGCTTGAGGCCCTGCTCAAGTTCCGCTCGGACAACGGCCTGTGGTATCAGGTCGTGGATCAGGGCCAGCGCGAAGGCAATTACGAAGAGGCTTCGGCCTCGCTGATGGTCGCCTATGGCCTGATGAAGGCCGCGCGTCTGGGCATCCTGTCCGAAGCCGCAGGCCGCACGGGCGTCGAGTCGCTGAAAGCCGTCTGCGCGCGCTTTGTGACCCCGTCGGCGCTGAACGGTGTGTGCGGCGTGGCCGGGCTTGGCAATGTGCCCTATCGTGACGGCTCCTACGCCTACTACCTCTCCGAAAAAATCACCCCCAATGATCCCAAGGGCGTGGGGGCCCTCATGTGGGCCCTGTCCGAAGGGATACGCACAAAGGACACCCTATGA
- a CDS encoding 2-keto-4-pentenoate hydratase has protein sequence MSLKEIAQNFVAARRGARALSDYPGQIPAVLTDSYAIQEEAIRLWDRPVIGWKIGRLAPERQAEHGTERLAGPIFETVFKPSEGEVEIPVFENGFAAVEAEFVFRIGVDAEPGKTDYSEAEALRLIDALFAGVEMAGSPLPTINKLGPTVVASDFGNNFGLILGTQLAAFDASSTVESLSEAVVKGYAATTEIDGQVVGEGGLFTMPGGPLKAIGWLAGHLAARGRPLTKGQLISSGATTGIHDILPGQSSVVTYAGPHHETTQIRLKTVTLTEARPELS, from the coding sequence ATGAGCCTAAAAGAGATTGCCCAAAACTTCGTTGCCGCCCGTCGTGGGGCGCGCGCCCTCAGCGACTATCCGGGTCAGATTCCGGCGGTCCTGACGGACTCCTACGCCATTCAGGAAGAGGCGATCAGGCTGTGGGACCGTCCGGTCATCGGCTGGAAGATCGGCCGTCTGGCGCCAGAGCGTCAGGCCGAACACGGCACCGAGCGCCTGGCCGGACCGATTTTTGAGACCGTCTTCAAACCCTCCGAAGGCGAGGTCGAAATCCCGGTTTTTGAGAACGGCTTCGCGGCGGTCGAGGCAGAATTTGTCTTCCGCATCGGCGTCGATGCCGAACCGGGCAAGACCGACTATAGCGAGGCCGAGGCCCTGCGTCTGATCGACGCGCTGTTTGCCGGGGTCGAGATGGCCGGCTCGCCGCTGCCGACGATCAACAAGCTGGGGCCGACCGTCGTGGCATCCGATTTCGGCAATAATTTTGGCCTGATTCTGGGGACGCAACTGGCGGCCTTTGACGCCTCAAGCACGGTCGAGAGCTTAAGTGAAGCGGTTGTCAAGGGCTATGCCGCCACGACTGAAATCGACGGTCAGGTGGTGGGCGAAGGCGGCCTGTTCACCATGCCGGGCGGCCCGCTGAAGGCCATTGGCTGGCTGGCCGGGCATCTGGCGGCGCGCGGGCGTCCGTTGACAAAGGGCCAGTTGATCTCATCGGGGGCGACGACCGGTATCCACGACATCCTGCCCGGTCAGTCGTCGGTGGTGACCTATGCGGGTCCGCACCATGAAACGACCCAAATTCGCCTGAAGACCGTCACCCTGACTGAGGCGCGCCCCGAATTAAGCTGA